In Paenarthrobacter sp. GOM3, a single window of DNA contains:
- a CDS encoding bifunctional 5,10-methylenetetrahydrofolate dehydrogenase/5,10-methenyltetrahydrofolate cyclohydrolase — protein sequence MNTSVLSGKRLAGLIQQRAQDEARLLEASGLRPVLAVVVATEDESTHWYVRSIERSAERAGIDCRIVDLGHDATEEALAGVLRDLSAEPSVNGIILQTPLPASVRADALVGLIAPDKDIDGANPLSLGRLAVGQPAFAPATARAVVELLDHYEVPVAGRSVAVVGRSAVVGKPLSLLLLERDATVTICHSKSGPLERYTRPADVVVVAAGRTGLLKGSHISPEAVVIDVGTNVLPDGSLVGDVDEASVTGVAAGLSPVPGGVGSVTTALLLLHTVEAARQQSRTTLLTASTSRI from the coding sequence TTGAACACCTCAGTACTGTCCGGCAAGAGGCTCGCCGGCCTCATCCAGCAGCGGGCACAGGACGAAGCCCGCCTCCTTGAGGCCAGTGGCCTCCGACCCGTCCTGGCCGTGGTGGTGGCAACGGAGGACGAGTCCACACATTGGTATGTCCGTTCCATCGAGCGTTCAGCCGAACGCGCAGGAATCGACTGCCGGATCGTCGACCTTGGACACGACGCCACCGAAGAAGCACTCGCCGGGGTGTTGAGGGACCTGAGCGCTGAACCTTCCGTCAACGGCATCATCCTCCAGACGCCGCTGCCTGCCAGCGTCCGGGCTGACGCGCTGGTGGGCCTCATAGCTCCGGATAAGGACATCGACGGCGCCAATCCCCTCAGTCTCGGACGCCTGGCTGTCGGCCAGCCCGCGTTCGCTCCGGCCACGGCACGCGCCGTTGTTGAACTTTTGGACCACTACGAGGTTCCCGTCGCTGGAAGAAGCGTGGCCGTCGTCGGGCGTTCCGCCGTAGTGGGCAAGCCGCTGTCCCTGCTGCTCCTCGAACGGGACGCGACCGTCACCATCTGCCACTCCAAATCCGGACCGCTGGAACGCTACACCCGGCCAGCCGACGTCGTGGTTGTTGCCGCCGGGCGGACCGGGTTGCTGAAGGGCAGCCACATCTCGCCGGAGGCGGTGGTGATCGACGTCGGCACCAATGTCCTGCCCGACGGTTCCCTTGTAGGGGATGTTGACGAGGCCAGCGTCACCGGCGTTGCCGCCGGGTTGAGTCCGGTTCCGGGCGGCGTCGGATCAGTGACCACTGCGCTCCTGCTGCTGCACACCGTGGAAGCCGCGCGGCAGCAGTCCCGGACCACTCTGCTCACTGCTTCCACTTCCCGGATCTGA
- a CDS encoding BCCT family transporter: MATNSDTKSLVPEDLPANAAPNPVHVEISVSPDATALNDEDGGAAALPDSEEYEQILVELRNAKTEQAVTARRNQKLTLDKVTFGITGAIAVAFVVWGFVGRDSLSETSKGALNWVMEYTGWLFMVLASLFVVFVLWLALGKFGNIPLGKDGEKPEFRTVSWVAMMFAAGMGIGLMFYGVAEPLYHYISPPPGTVDGRTPAAIQTAMATSIFHWTLHPWAMYAVVGIAMAYGTYRLGRKQLVSAAFTSLFGIRMVEGPVGKFINILAIFATLFGTAASLGLGALQIGSGMTSNGWMGEVGTPVLVVIVAILTFCFVASAVSGISRGIQWLSNINMVLAVVLALIVFIAGPTLFILNLIPSAIGDYARDLAEMSSRTEAVGDDALRSWMTSWTIFYWAWWISWTPFVGLFIARISRGRTIRQFVTGVLLVPSVVSVIWFGIFGGAAFQVQQEADKAGTPGLVTTTNGVPSVNFDGALFDLVKNLGMPGWATAAVIVLAMVLVAIFFITGADAASIVMGSLSSNGAEHPRRAVVIFWGSLTGAVAAVMLLAGGDEPSEALAGLQRVTIVAALPFVIVMLLLCFALTKDLRRDPLSLHKRLATSVVERAIRTGVEQHGGVQFDLVTKHECAESCTESDCPGGTATGTIPLVGQPPLNSSEK, translated from the coding sequence ATGGCTACAAACAGTGACACGAAATCCTTAGTACCCGAGGATTTACCTGCCAACGCAGCACCCAACCCCGTCCACGTGGAGATCAGTGTCTCCCCCGATGCAACAGCCCTCAACGATGAGGACGGAGGCGCAGCAGCTCTCCCGGATTCCGAAGAATACGAACAGATCCTGGTAGAACTGCGCAACGCCAAGACCGAGCAGGCCGTTACGGCCCGCCGGAACCAGAAACTTACCCTCGACAAAGTCACCTTCGGAATCACGGGCGCCATCGCCGTCGCCTTCGTGGTCTGGGGCTTCGTGGGGCGCGACAGCCTTTCGGAAACTTCCAAGGGCGCCCTGAACTGGGTCATGGAATACACCGGCTGGCTGTTCATGGTGCTTGCATCATTGTTCGTTGTCTTCGTGCTGTGGCTGGCCCTGGGCAAGTTCGGCAACATCCCGCTGGGCAAGGACGGCGAGAAGCCGGAATTCCGCACCGTCTCATGGGTGGCCATGATGTTCGCCGCGGGCATGGGCATCGGCCTCATGTTCTACGGCGTCGCCGAGCCGCTCTACCACTACATCTCGCCCCCGCCCGGAACCGTGGATGGCCGCACTCCCGCCGCCATCCAGACCGCCATGGCCACCTCGATCTTCCACTGGACCCTCCACCCGTGGGCCATGTACGCAGTAGTCGGCATTGCCATGGCCTACGGTACGTACCGGCTGGGCCGCAAGCAGCTGGTCTCCGCAGCGTTCACGTCGCTGTTCGGTATCAGGATGGTGGAAGGGCCCGTTGGCAAGTTCATCAACATCCTGGCTATCTTCGCCACGCTGTTCGGAACCGCCGCGTCCCTCGGCCTCGGCGCCCTCCAGATCGGCAGCGGCATGACGTCCAACGGCTGGATGGGCGAGGTCGGCACTCCGGTGTTGGTAGTCATCGTGGCCATCCTGACCTTCTGTTTCGTCGCATCAGCGGTCTCCGGCATCAGCCGCGGAATCCAGTGGCTGTCCAACATCAACATGGTGCTGGCCGTGGTGCTGGCACTTATTGTCTTCATTGCTGGCCCCACCCTCTTCATCCTCAACCTGATTCCCTCCGCCATCGGCGACTACGCCCGGGACCTGGCCGAAATGTCATCCCGGACCGAAGCCGTGGGCGACGATGCACTGCGCAGCTGGATGACCAGCTGGACCATCTTCTACTGGGCCTGGTGGATCTCCTGGACGCCGTTCGTTGGCCTGTTCATCGCACGCATCAGCCGGGGCCGCACCATCCGCCAGTTCGTCACCGGCGTCCTCCTGGTCCCCAGTGTTGTCAGCGTGATCTGGTTCGGCATCTTCGGCGGAGCCGCTTTCCAGGTCCAACAGGAAGCGGACAAGGCAGGCACACCCGGGCTGGTAACCACCACCAACGGGGTCCCCTCCGTCAACTTCGACGGTGCTCTCTTCGACCTGGTCAAGAACCTTGGGATGCCCGGATGGGCCACAGCCGCTGTCATTGTCCTGGCCATGGTGCTCGTAGCTATCTTCTTCATCACCGGAGCCGACGCGGCCTCAATCGTCATGGGTTCGCTCAGCTCCAACGGGGCTGAGCACCCGCGGCGCGCCGTCGTCATCTTCTGGGGAAGCCTCACCGGTGCTGTAGCCGCCGTCATGCTCCTGGCCGGTGGTGACGAACCATCGGAGGCTTTAGCCGGGTTGCAAAGAGTCACCATCGTGGCGGCGCTGCCGTTCGTGATCGTCATGCTGTTGCTCTGTTTCGCGCTGACCAAGGACCTGAGGCGCGATCCCCTGTCGCTGCACAAGCGCTTGGCCACGTCCGTGGTGGAACGCGCCATCCGCACCGGGGTGGAGCAACACGGCGGTGTCCAATTCGACCTCGTCACCAAGCATGAGTGTGCCGAGAGCTGCACCGAGTCGGATTGCCCAGGAGGGACGGCCACAGGGACCATCCCCTTGGTTGGACAGCCCCCGCTGAACTCCAGCGAAAAGTAG
- a CDS encoding fasciclin domain-containing protein has translation MLSTKRPALAFVGLTAAALLGLTACGGSSTTSTPASSSAAAPSSAAPSSMAPSPSSSAMASTAMDPARDLVGPGCAGYAAQVPSGSGSVVGMAQDPVAVAASNNPLLKTLTAAVSGKLNPKVDLVSTLNGSEFTVFAPVDDAFAKIDPATIETLKTDDALLSKILTYHVVPGQLSPDKIVGTHKTVQGGEVTVAGTKDALTVDGANVICGGVHTANATVYLVDSVLMPK, from the coding sequence ATGTTGTCCACAAAGCGCCCCGCCCTCGCCTTCGTTGGCCTCACTGCAGCCGCCCTTCTCGGACTCACGGCCTGTGGTGGTTCGAGCACCACCAGCACCCCCGCATCTTCGTCGGCAGCCGCGCCGTCATCCGCGGCTCCTTCCTCCATGGCACCGTCGCCATCCTCCTCGGCCATGGCCAGCACCGCCATGGATCCGGCCCGCGACTTGGTTGGTCCCGGCTGCGCCGGTTACGCCGCCCAGGTACCGAGTGGTTCCGGCTCCGTTGTCGGCATGGCCCAGGACCCCGTAGCTGTTGCCGCCTCCAACAACCCGCTGCTCAAGACGCTGACCGCGGCTGTTTCGGGCAAGCTCAACCCCAAGGTGGACCTGGTTTCCACCTTGAACGGCAGCGAATTCACGGTGTTCGCACCGGTCGATGACGCCTTCGCCAAGATTGATCCCGCAACGATCGAGACGCTCAAGACGGACGATGCCCTGCTGAGCAAGATCCTCACCTACCACGTAGTCCCCGGCCAGCTGAGCCCGGACAAGATCGTCGGCACCCACAAGACTGTCCAGGGTGGCGAAGTGACGGTAGCCGGCACCAAGGACGCCCTCACGGTTGATGGCGCCAACGTGATCTGCGGTGGCGTTCACACCGCCAACGCAACGGTTTACCTGGTTGATTCGGTACTGATGCCCAAGTAG
- a CDS encoding SGNH/GDSL hydrolase family protein has translation MTRRRGSISRGFRVPGPSVAALCALAVALVLAGCALAASSPVDLKSPQPKPPQGAAHPVHGSIAPERIVIIGDSLSTGYGTSPEEAWPRLLRHELHAASVPAKITNEAQNGAGYLTLGEEDATFASQISESVNASTDVVVLFGSDNDAGQDPAELRAALTDALEEITTLAPHARQIMIGPLTGFDALESDVTTIRDQERAAARDAGAEFIDPVAEQWVAGPDSPLLGPDGEHPSSGGQQFLAEKIRTVLDQHRVSSTG, from the coding sequence ATGACACGACGACGCGGCTCGATAAGCCGGGGCTTCCGCGTCCCCGGCCCTTCAGTGGCCGCCCTATGCGCATTAGCTGTCGCCCTCGTGCTTGCTGGCTGCGCCCTCGCTGCCAGCAGTCCCGTGGATTTGAAGTCTCCACAACCGAAACCACCCCAGGGTGCGGCGCATCCGGTTCACGGCTCGATTGCACCCGAACGCATCGTCATCATCGGTGATTCTCTCAGCACCGGATATGGGACCAGCCCGGAGGAAGCCTGGCCCCGCCTCCTTCGGCATGAACTCCATGCAGCCTCCGTGCCGGCGAAGATCACTAATGAGGCTCAAAACGGCGCGGGCTACCTTACCCTCGGTGAGGAAGACGCCACCTTTGCCTCACAGATCAGCGAATCCGTTAACGCATCGACGGACGTCGTTGTGCTCTTTGGTTCGGACAACGACGCAGGCCAAGACCCCGCAGAGCTACGCGCCGCTCTTACAGATGCCCTCGAGGAAATAACGACGCTGGCTCCCCACGCCAGGCAAATCATGATCGGCCCGCTGACCGGCTTCGACGCCCTCGAATCGGACGTCACCACTATTCGTGATCAGGAACGGGCAGCAGCCCGCGATGCCGGGGCCGAATTTATCGACCCCGTCGCGGAGCAATGGGTCGCTGGGCCGGACTCCCCACTATTAGGTCCGGACGGAGAACACCCCAGCAGTGGAGGACAGCAATTCCTGGCCGAGAAAATTAGGACGGTGCTGGACCAGCACCGGGTCTCATCCACGGGCTAG
- a CDS encoding molybdopterin molybdotransferase MoeA, whose amino-acid sequence MLAPLDSPGGLTRHHATTWAEARQLAFSCATPLPSWKTELSTAIGCTLARDVIARQDLPHYASSAMDGWSVNGEGPWTITMAGRRLSSGEASVIATGGLVPAGATGVLRKESGHISGDGRLSLTPHAKPDELLPGRHIRPAGEEATAGDVLIPAGTRLNPAHLALAAVAGHDHVQVQRKPRVAVVMTGSEVVTSGDPAPGQVRDAFGPQLDAVIPQLGGVAVGQLRIGDSYDEWLAALSGGDDGGADRHRAEVTITTGGTGKSGTDHFRAAVAALGGRLLLDGVAMRPGHPAVLAELPDGHFILGLPGNPLAAMLALMTLGEPLLAALGNRPLQEPTPMLSGADIEPTPGKTRLIPCSVVHGLVFPAAHAGPGMMRGLAWADGYMAVPPEGAAAGEQVPVLPLPWTRLPG is encoded by the coding sequence ATGCTTGCACCATTGGATTCACCAGGCGGCCTCACGCGGCACCACGCCACAACATGGGCCGAAGCACGGCAGTTGGCCTTCAGCTGCGCCACGCCGCTCCCCTCATGGAAGACCGAACTCAGCACAGCAATCGGATGCACCCTGGCCCGTGACGTCATAGCCCGACAGGACCTTCCCCACTACGCGTCGTCCGCCATGGACGGTTGGTCAGTCAACGGCGAAGGCCCCTGGACCATCACCATGGCCGGACGCCGGCTTTCCTCCGGTGAAGCCAGTGTCATCGCAACCGGAGGACTGGTACCCGCCGGTGCTACAGGCGTGCTCCGCAAGGAAAGCGGACACATATCCGGAGACGGGCGTCTTTCGCTCACTCCCCATGCGAAACCGGATGAGCTTCTCCCCGGCCGGCACATCCGACCGGCCGGCGAAGAGGCCACCGCTGGTGATGTCCTCATACCCGCCGGGACCCGGCTCAACCCGGCACACCTTGCCCTCGCTGCAGTGGCCGGACACGATCACGTCCAGGTGCAGCGCAAGCCGCGGGTCGCCGTCGTCATGACGGGCTCGGAAGTGGTGACCTCCGGTGACCCGGCGCCCGGACAGGTGCGCGACGCTTTCGGTCCGCAGCTTGATGCGGTCATCCCGCAACTGGGCGGGGTCGCTGTAGGGCAGCTGCGGATCGGCGACTCCTACGATGAGTGGCTGGCGGCGCTCTCTGGCGGTGACGACGGCGGTGCTGACCGCCACCGGGCCGAGGTGACTATCACCACTGGTGGGACCGGCAAGTCCGGAACAGACCACTTCCGTGCTGCCGTCGCTGCGCTTGGTGGGCGGCTGCTGCTGGATGGGGTTGCCATGCGCCCGGGCCATCCTGCGGTGCTGGCGGAGCTACCGGACGGACACTTCATCCTGGGACTGCCGGGAAATCCGTTGGCCGCCATGTTGGCCCTTATGACCCTCGGTGAACCGCTGCTCGCTGCCCTGGGAAACCGGCCCCTCCAAGAGCCCACACCCATGCTCTCCGGCGCCGACATCGAACCCACCCCGGGGAAAACCCGCCTCATACCGTGCAGCGTAGTCCACGGGCTGGTGTTCCCTGCCGCCCATGCCGGCCCCGGGATGATGCGCGGGCTCGCCTGGGCCGATGGGTATATGGCGGTGCCGCCTGAAGGCGCAGCCGCTGGCGAGCAGGTTCCCGTCCTTCCCCTGCCGTGGACCCGCTTGCCGGGATAG
- a CDS encoding RNA polymerase sigma factor has translation MSTDSDIIRRSRDSPSAFGELYDKHASIIYRYAARRAGDFAADDVTSETFLVAWEQLETYDLDRDDARPWLFGIATNLLRRHHRAEAKMLKSAGKAASREALSDDSDRIAAQVDAAAATASIASTLKNMAAIDRETLLLYAWADLTYEGIATAMGVPLGTVRSRLNRARQTLRSQLSLEELDETENDHGRLAAAPRNA, from the coding sequence GTGAGCACAGATAGCGACATCATCAGGCGGTCCCGCGACAGCCCATCTGCCTTTGGGGAGTTGTACGACAAGCACGCCTCAATCATCTATAGATACGCCGCCAGGAGGGCAGGCGACTTCGCTGCCGACGACGTCACCTCAGAGACCTTCCTGGTGGCTTGGGAGCAACTGGAAACCTACGATCTCGACAGAGACGATGCACGGCCATGGCTTTTCGGCATCGCAACCAATTTGCTTCGCCGTCATCACCGGGCAGAAGCAAAGATGCTGAAATCCGCAGGTAAAGCAGCCTCCCGGGAAGCTTTGAGCGATGACTCGGATCGGATAGCCGCGCAAGTGGACGCCGCCGCGGCAACCGCGAGCATCGCCAGCACACTCAAGAACATGGCTGCCATTGACCGGGAAACGCTACTGCTCTACGCCTGGGCGGACCTGACCTATGAAGGCATCGCCACTGCCATGGGCGTCCCGCTAGGCACCGTGCGGTCCCGTTTGAACCGGGCACGCCAGACGCTGCGAAGCCAGCTATCCCTTGAAGAACTTGATGAAACGGAGAACGATCATGGACGACTTGCAGCTGCTCCGCGGAATGCGTAA
- a CDS encoding FdhF/YdeP family oxidoreductase: MHSKAPRENIDESKLTVTKPKTKAVGIPAVANALKISLEQMGPVRSVQTLLAVNQLDGFDCMGCAWPEHEKRNAAEFCENGAKAVAEEATRRRVTPEFFAQHSVAELKTRDDFWLGQQGRLTHPMFLDEGATHYRPIGWDEAYDLMAEELRGMDHPDQAVFYTSGRTSNEAAFVYQLLVRGLGTNNLPDCSNMCHESSGSALVETIGIGKGSVSLTDLETASLIFVAGQNPGTNHPRMLSALEKAKKNGAVIVSVNPLPEAGLLHFENPQHVAGMVVGRQLTDDFLQIRAGGDQALFQGLGKYLLEAEAAGRKTPGMQTVLDHEFITNHTVGIDDYLRYLEKVEWEDIVEATGLTLEQIHSTGERLLASNATIVCWAMGLTQHKHSVPTLRDVVNVLLLQGNIGKPGAGVCPVRGHSNVQGDRTMGIFEKMPEAFHDRLDHEFEFRSPREHGYDTVAAIRAMRDGKVRVFMGMGGNFVRAAPDSDVTEQALANTRLTIQISTKLNHSHLSTGQRALILPTLGRTEKDTQLTGDQRVTVEDSMSAVHASRGRLKPASEHLHSEVAIVCNLAHRLFTDDSVRRPNTPRAAWLSMRDDYTLIRQHIEAVFDGFKDFEDRIQHPGGFVLPHPPRDARKFDTVSGKAHFTGNELEYIKIPAGRLVLQTLRSHDQYNTTIYGKDDRYRGIHGGRRVVLINADDIHELGFADGDMVNLVSEFQGTDRIAENFRIVAYSTPKGCAAAYYPETNVLVPLDSVADTSGTPTSKSVIIRLERPTASL; the protein is encoded by the coding sequence ATGCATTCCAAAGCTCCACGCGAGAACATTGACGAGTCAAAGCTGACAGTCACCAAACCCAAGACCAAGGCTGTGGGCATCCCCGCCGTGGCCAATGCCCTGAAGATCTCGCTGGAACAGATGGGTCCCGTCCGCAGCGTCCAGACCTTGTTGGCGGTCAACCAGCTCGATGGATTCGACTGCATGGGCTGCGCCTGGCCCGAACACGAAAAGCGCAACGCGGCGGAATTCTGCGAGAACGGCGCCAAGGCCGTCGCCGAGGAAGCCACCCGACGCCGGGTCACTCCCGAATTCTTCGCGCAGCACTCGGTGGCTGAGCTGAAAACCCGCGATGACTTCTGGCTGGGCCAGCAAGGCCGGCTCACCCATCCCATGTTCCTTGATGAGGGCGCCACCCACTACCGTCCCATCGGGTGGGACGAAGCCTACGACCTCATGGCCGAGGAGCTTCGAGGCATGGACCATCCGGACCAAGCCGTGTTTTATACCTCCGGCAGGACCTCGAACGAGGCAGCTTTCGTGTATCAGCTCCTGGTGCGGGGCCTTGGCACCAACAACCTCCCTGACTGTTCCAACATGTGCCACGAATCCTCCGGTTCAGCCCTTGTCGAAACGATTGGCATCGGGAAGGGCTCCGTCAGCCTGACAGACCTGGAAACGGCGTCATTGATCTTCGTTGCGGGCCAGAATCCGGGCACCAACCACCCCCGCATGCTCAGTGCCCTGGAAAAGGCCAAGAAGAACGGCGCGGTGATCGTGTCCGTCAATCCCCTCCCCGAAGCCGGGCTCCTGCACTTCGAGAATCCGCAGCACGTCGCCGGGATGGTGGTAGGAAGGCAGCTGACGGACGATTTCCTGCAGATCCGCGCCGGCGGAGACCAGGCCCTCTTCCAGGGCCTGGGCAAATACCTGCTGGAGGCCGAAGCGGCCGGGCGGAAAACTCCCGGAATGCAAACCGTCCTGGACCACGAATTCATCACCAACCACACCGTGGGAATCGACGACTACCTGCGCTACCTGGAGAAAGTGGAGTGGGAGGACATCGTGGAGGCAACCGGCCTCACGCTGGAACAGATCCATTCCACCGGGGAACGGCTGCTCGCCTCAAATGCCACGATCGTGTGCTGGGCCATGGGCCTCACGCAACACAAACACTCCGTTCCCACCCTCCGCGACGTAGTCAACGTCCTGCTCCTCCAAGGCAACATCGGCAAACCCGGGGCAGGGGTTTGCCCGGTGCGTGGCCACTCCAACGTCCAGGGCGACCGCACCATGGGAATTTTCGAAAAGATGCCGGAGGCGTTCCACGACCGGCTGGACCACGAATTCGAATTCCGCTCCCCCAGGGAACACGGCTACGACACCGTGGCAGCGATCCGGGCCATGCGTGACGGCAAGGTACGGGTTTTCATGGGAATGGGCGGGAACTTCGTCCGGGCGGCCCCCGACTCGGATGTCACCGAACAAGCACTGGCCAACACACGGTTGACCATCCAGATCTCCACCAAGCTGAACCACTCCCACCTGTCCACGGGACAACGGGCACTGATCCTGCCCACCCTTGGACGGACCGAGAAGGACACCCAACTGACCGGCGACCAACGCGTCACCGTGGAGGACTCCATGAGCGCGGTCCACGCATCGCGGGGACGGCTCAAGCCGGCCAGTGAGCACCTGCATTCCGAAGTGGCAATCGTCTGCAACCTCGCCCACAGGCTTTTCACCGATGACAGCGTGCGCAGGCCCAACACCCCCAGGGCAGCCTGGCTGTCCATGCGGGACGACTACACCCTCATCCGCCAGCACATCGAGGCAGTTTTTGACGGTTTCAAGGATTTCGAAGACCGCATCCAGCATCCCGGAGGTTTTGTCCTTCCGCACCCGCCGCGCGACGCCAGAAAGTTCGACACCGTGTCCGGAAAAGCGCACTTCACGGGTAACGAACTGGAATACATCAAGATCCCGGCCGGCCGGCTGGTACTTCAGACCCTCCGTTCACACGACCAGTACAACACCACCATCTACGGCAAGGATGACCGTTACCGCGGCATTCACGGCGGCAGACGCGTGGTCCTGATCAACGCCGACGACATCCACGAACTCGGTTTCGCGGACGGGGACATGGTCAACCTGGTGTCGGAGTTCCAAGGCACCGACCGAATTGCGGAGAACTTCAGGATCGTTGCCTACTCCACCCCTAAAGGCTGCGCGGCGGCCTACTACCCCGAAACCAACGTCCTTGTACCGCTGGACTCCGTCGCAGACACCAGCGGAACACCGACGTCCAAGTCCGTGATCATCAGACTGGAACGGCCCACCGCCAGCCTATGA
- the fdhA gene encoding formaldehyde dehydrogenase, glutathione-independent, giving the protein MSGNRAVAYKEPGVVEIINTEYPTFELKDGPGVNPANVGRKVPHGVILRTVTTNICGSDQHMVRGRTTAPKDLVLGHEITGEVVEVGPDVEFIKVGDIVSVPFNISCGRCRNCKEQKTGICLNVNPDRPGSAYGYVDMGGWVGGQAEFVLVPYADWNLLRFPDRDQALEKIMDLTMLSDIFPTGFHGAVTAGVGVGSTVYVAGAGPVGIAAAVGAQLLGAAVVIVGDMNEDRLAQARSFGCETVNVSKGDPKDQIEQLLGVPEVDCGVDAVGFEARGHGKDASHEAPATVLNSLMDITAAGGSLGIPGLYVTGDPGGIDEAAKHGSLSLSLGTGWAKSLSFTTGQCPVMKYNRQLMMAILHDKVQIAKAVNATAIPLEDAPRGYAEFDAGAATKFVLNPNGYVKN; this is encoded by the coding sequence ATGTCAGGAAACAGAGCAGTCGCCTACAAGGAACCCGGTGTCGTAGAAATCATCAATACCGAGTACCCCACGTTCGAACTCAAGGACGGGCCAGGGGTCAATCCGGCCAACGTCGGCCGAAAGGTACCCCACGGCGTCATCCTGCGCACCGTGACCACCAACATCTGCGGCTCGGACCAGCACATGGTCCGAGGCCGCACCACCGCGCCGAAAGACCTGGTCCTTGGCCACGAAATCACGGGCGAAGTGGTGGAGGTGGGTCCCGACGTCGAGTTCATCAAGGTGGGCGACATCGTCTCGGTGCCGTTCAACATTTCCTGTGGCCGCTGCCGGAACTGCAAGGAACAAAAGACCGGGATCTGCCTCAACGTCAACCCGGACCGCCCAGGCAGCGCCTACGGCTACGTGGACATGGGTGGCTGGGTGGGTGGACAGGCCGAGTTCGTACTGGTCCCCTACGCTGACTGGAACCTGCTGCGCTTCCCCGACCGTGACCAGGCCCTGGAAAAGATCATGGACCTCACCATGCTCTCGGACATTTTCCCCACCGGCTTCCACGGTGCCGTCACTGCCGGCGTGGGCGTCGGTTCCACTGTGTACGTCGCCGGGGCCGGACCCGTGGGAATCGCCGCCGCCGTCGGCGCGCAACTGCTGGGGGCCGCCGTCGTCATTGTGGGTGACATGAACGAAGACCGCCTCGCACAAGCGCGCTCCTTCGGCTGCGAAACCGTCAACGTATCCAAGGGCGACCCCAAGGACCAGATTGAACAGCTCCTCGGCGTGCCGGAAGTCGACTGCGGCGTGGACGCTGTGGGCTTCGAGGCCCGCGGACACGGCAAGGACGCATCGCATGAGGCACCGGCCACCGTGCTGAACTCGCTGATGGACATCACGGCGGCCGGAGGGTCATTGGGCATCCCCGGCCTCTACGTCACCGGCGATCCGGGCGGAATCGATGAGGCAGCCAAGCACGGTTCGCTCTCGCTGTCCCTGGGCACCGGTTGGGCCAAGTCCCTGTCCTTCACCACCGGGCAATGCCCAGTCATGAAGTACAACCGTCAACTCATGATGGCCATCCTTCATGACAAGGTCCAGATCGCCAAGGCAGTCAACGCCACGGCCATCCCTCTCGAGGACGCGCCGCGCGGCTATGCCGAATTCGACGCCGGAGCGGCAACAAAGTTCGTACTCAACCCCAACGGCTACGTAAAGAACTAA
- a CDS encoding DUF6262 family protein, whose translation MVKGNTENLLRAARAKREAATTRAEAGLRRLLKTSSPITFHTVAAEAGVSKDFLYRTTDLRERIMDLRGKTVPGTASTREALLSEPAYQDTSSIVRTLTAKLTHERSSNRKRIAELEAALAAAHGQILQLRRQNPGPPVDNAESTQDA comes from the coding sequence TTGGTCAAGGGCAACACCGAGAACCTGCTCCGGGCCGCGCGGGCCAAACGAGAAGCCGCCACCACCCGCGCCGAGGCAGGGCTTCGGAGACTCCTCAAAACCAGCAGCCCGATCACTTTCCACACTGTGGCCGCAGAAGCAGGGGTCTCCAAAGACTTCCTCTACCGCACCACAGATCTGCGCGAACGGATCATGGACCTTCGGGGCAAAACTGTGCCCGGCACCGCATCAACGCGGGAGGCCCTGCTGAGCGAGCCGGCGTATCAGGACACCAGCAGCATCGTCAGGACACTCACGGCAAAACTCACTCACGAACGATCAAGCAACCGGAAAAGGATCGCTGAACTAGAAGCTGCCCTCGCAGCGGCCCACGGTCAAATCCTCCAACTTCGGCGCCAGAATCCCGGCCCGCCTGTCGACAACGCGGAATCCACACAGGATGCGTGA